A single window of Acidobacteriota bacterium DNA harbors:
- a CDS encoding tail fiber domain-containing protein, whose amino-acid sequence MTTRKTTLLMILALALVAVGVTPALADETARVARVDAGIDSIAFQPETAHGGMTITVTGPYDFVERHEVAADRAGYFDTAGLADGFYRYQITAAPVLDNATRRALAEARQNGNSAEVAAQLRYQGKLVEGAQQSGNFRIVNGALVDTSLVEEGGALSDGARSGGVEAATGGLSNLTEETQVITMDLIVQGSECVGVDCTSSESFGFDTLRLKENNLRIKFQDTSNSGSFPSNDWQLAANETGNGGANQFTIDDVDGGRTPFTIEAGAPNSALYVDSSGNIGFGTSAPVVELHSKDGDSPTLRLEQDQSSGFAAQTWDVAGNETNFFVRDVSNGSNLPFKIFPGAATNTLTLTGNDRVGVNTTSPGAKMEVVTSDANSVPGLQVRTTAASGAQDMLNLSASADVNLRTNFTGNTSATAWTWQQIYRNNQYNLELDGGDQLTLMQNGDLIITGSLNPSSDRNVKENIGSVETTDILERLAQVPVQRWNYIHDEGDTPHIGPMAQDFYAAFGVGADDKHIATTDADGVAFAAIQALYQRLQEKEAALDELRQRLEALEGMEP is encoded by the coding sequence CGTCGATGCCGGCATCGACTCCATTGCCTTCCAGCCGGAAACGGCCCACGGCGGCATGACCATTACCGTCACCGGCCCCTATGACTTCGTCGAGCGTCACGAGGTCGCCGCCGACCGCGCTGGCTACTTCGACACCGCCGGCCTCGCCGACGGCTTCTACCGCTACCAGATCACCGCGGCGCCGGTGCTCGACAACGCCACCCGCCGCGCCCTCGCCGAGGCGCGCCAGAACGGCAACAGCGCCGAGGTCGCCGCGCAGCTGCGGTACCAGGGCAAGCTGGTAGAGGGAGCCCAGCAGAGCGGCAACTTCCGCATCGTCAACGGCGCCCTCGTCGACACCAGCCTGGTGGAAGAGGGCGGCGCCCTCTCCGACGGCGCTCGCTCCGGCGGCGTCGAGGCGGCCACCGGCGGCCTCAGCAACCTCACCGAGGAGACTCAGGTCATCACCATGGACCTCATCGTCCAGGGTAGCGAGTGCGTGGGTGTGGACTGCACCAGCTCCGAGAGCTTCGGCTTCGACACTCTGCGGCTGAAGGAGAACAACCTGCGCATCAAGTTCCAGGACACCTCCAACAGCGGCTCCTTCCCCTCCAACGACTGGCAGCTCGCCGCCAACGAGACCGGCAACGGCGGCGCCAACCAGTTCACCATCGACGACGTCGACGGTGGCCGCACTCCCTTCACCATCGAGGCCGGCGCCCCCAACAGCGCCCTCTACGTCGACAGCAGCGGCAACATCGGCTTCGGCACCAGCGCCCCGGTGGTCGAGCTTCACAGCAAGGACGGCGACTCCCCGACCCTGCGCCTGGAGCAGGACCAGTCCTCCGGCTTCGCCGCCCAGACCTGGGACGTGGCCGGTAACGAGACCAACTTCTTCGTCCGCGACGTCAGCAACGGCAGCAACCTGCCCTTCAAGATCTTCCCCGGCGCCGCCACCAACACCCTGACCCTCACCGGTAACGACCGGGTGGGCGTCAACACCACTTCCCCCGGCGCCAAGATGGAGGTCGTGACCTCCGACGCCAACAGCGTGCCCGGCCTGCAGGTCCGCACCACCGCCGCCAGCGGTGCCCAGGACATGCTCAATCTCTCTGCCTCTGCTGATGTCAACCTGCGCACCAACTTCACCGGCAACACCAGCGCTACCGCGTGGACCTGGCAGCAGATCTACCGCAACAACCAGTACAACCTGGAGCTCGACGGTGGTGACCAGCTGACCCTTATGCAGAATGGCGATCTCATCATCACCGGCTCGCTGAACCCCTCCTCCGACCGCAACGTCAAGGAGAATATTGGCTCCGTCGAGACCACCGACATCCTCGAGCGCCTGGCCCAGGTCCCGGTGCAGCGTTGGAACTACATCCACGACGAGGGTGACACCCCGCACATCGGCCCCATGGCGCAGGACTTCTACGCCGCCTTCGGCGTTGGCGCCGATGACAAGCACATCGCCACCACCGACGCCGACGGCGTCGCCTTCGCCGCCATCCAGGCTCTCTACCAGCGCCTGCAGGAGAAGGAAGCGGCCCTCGACGAGCTGCGTCAGCGCCTCGAGGCCCTGGAGGGAATGGAGCCCTGA